A section of the bacterium genome encodes:
- the rpsO gene encoding 30S ribosomal protein S15, whose translation MPLPKENKAEIVTTYQTHEGDTGSAEVQVAIYTARIFQITDHLRTHKKDFHSRRGLLILVGKRRRFLKYIYSRDVQRYRDLIGRLGIRDQIGAA comes from the coding sequence ATGCCTTTACCAAAGGAAAACAAGGCGGAAATAGTAACCACTTACCAAACGCACGAAGGCGACACCGGTTCAGCCGAAGTGCAAGTGGCAATTTATACGGCTCGCATATTTCAGATTACCGATCACCTGCGAACGCATAAGAAAGATTTCCACTCTCGACGCGGTCTCCTCATTCTCGTCGGTAAACGACGCCGCTTTCTAAAATATATTTACTCACGGGACGTCCAACGCTACCGCGATCTAATCGGTCGACTTGGTATCCGCGATCAGATCGGTGCGGCAG